TATTCGAAAAAAATGAGTTGTTCAGCACTACAGAAGAAGATGAACTATTAACACAATTGAACAAATGTTCAAAGGGGACTAGGCACTGGATGGCCTATCAAAAGATCTGTGCTAACATACTGGAGCACCTTTTTTGCCCTAATCTAGGTAAACCGATTATTGAGCTTTCGGATCACGTAAGGGCCAATAGAAGAGACATTATTATGGCTAACTATTGCGATGAAGGATATTGGAAATACCTGAGAGGTAGATATAGAGCTGATTATATCATTGTTGACTCGAAGAATTATTCGACCAAGGTAGACAAAAGTTGTGTATTACAGATGGCGAATTATTTAAAAGATTATGGCCCTGGAATGTTTGGAATTATAGCTTTAAGGACAGAGCCAAAAGAATCAGCAATTCATACCCAAAGAGAGATTTGGATGGCACACAATAAATTGATTATTTTTGTAAATGATACAGATTTCGAACAAATGCTAATGCTAAAAAAGAATGGGAATTGTCCAGAAGAAGTTATTAAACAGAAAATTGAAGATTTTAGATTAGGCCTATAATTGAAAGACAAAATAACAACGGCTAACATATTATTCACGCTGCTGACATTCGTCCTTGGCCCGGCATTCGCCGACCACCCAGCATACGCTGGGTCGTGGATACAGGAATGTTAGCTGAAATTTTCTGAATTAAGCAAAGGAGAATACAGTAATGGATTTCACTATGATACAAGATGAAGAACTTTTTGAAGAACCTTTTCTTTCAGAGTATAGAGATGAAATGAAGTTTTTTTATTCTGAACTTGTTGACCTTAATTTACATTTATTCATTATAGACAAAATTAGAAGGTTTAGATTTGACTTATTTGTCAGTCCCAATCAAACGATTTTTTTCAGCACTGTTCTAAATAGTTTTTTTGATTCAAGTATATTACGTATAACTCGTTTAGTTACAGATGCTAAAGAAAGTCTTAGGACAATCAAGCCTTTTAAAAATAAAATAATTAAAAATATGAAACCACATTATGTAGATGACTTTAAAAAGAGATTAAAAGAAGTTGATTTTGAAAAAAACACGAATGAATTGCAAAATAAAATTAGGGCTAGAAGAGATCAACGAATAGCGCATATGATTCGTAATGTTAGTGAAGAGGAACTACGGAATTCTACAGTATATTTAAAGGACTTGTTTGATTTACGAGAACAACTAAACTTATTGCTTTCTGCACTGTCTTTTGGAACTGCACGAATGATGCTACCACTAGCTTATAGCGAGCTGGTTGAGCATCCAGTAGGCGTTGATAGCAGAACAGACATCGAAAGAATATTAGATCAAATAGCATTTGATAGTCAGATTGTGTCTCTTCCTGAAGCTTGTCCAATATTGTGGGAAGCCCGGAAAAAACAATTAGAAGAGCATGACATACAGGAGATAAATAGGTATAGACAAAAACTTGGATTAGCAAACGTTTAAGTAATTCGAAGATGATGGTAACTTCAGCTAACATAGTATTCACGCTGTGTACATTCATCCTTGATCCGGCTTTCACCGGACACCCAGCATGCGCTGGGTCGTAAATACAGGAACGTTAGCTGACAGAATTAATAATAATAAAACAGAGGATCCGTGGACCCTCTAAATGCCAGAGTTCTGCAACTCACAAAAGAGTTGTAGAGCATCTTTGAAGCCTTGTATGTAGATACTTCTTTCTAGGATGGACTGGACAGAAATTTGAGCGTCTTCATAAAGAAAAACCGTATGTTGAAGTTGATCGGGTAAAGCTTCACGAAGTGTTTTGAAATATTGATCTATTTCTGAAGAAAGATGATTGTATTCGGTATGATATTCTGAAAGTTCAGTGTAGAGTAATTCCAAACGTATTCTTATGAGTGGTTCTGCTAATGATTCTAATGTATTAACCATATGTCCCCCTCCTCGTTAACTCTATAGAGTTATTATATAACCTCATGAAGTCAATTACAAGGTGAATATTTGACTTTATAGAGTTAATACTTCGCTTTTCGTTGATGATTGCTGGTATGGGAGATAAGATAGAATTATGGAGGGGAAAAGATGACCATTATCAAGTGTAATATAAGAAAACTCATGGCAGAACATCGAATAGATGATATAACCGAATTGATGGCGAAATCAGGATTAAGTCGGAATTCAATCAACAAGTTATACAGGGAAACCAATATAGAAACAACAAAATTGGAAACCTTATTCAAGCTATGCGATACATTCAACTGCAAATTATCTGATCTGATTGAATATGTACCTGGAGAAGATGAATAGTGAGGGCAGATTCAAGAAGCTATTCCGTCGTATAACATAATATTCACGCTTTAGGGCTATTGCCCTTTGGTTGTCAGATGTATAATCATGGAAGAATCACAGACAACAAACGCCCCAACCTAAGATTAGAGCTATCTAAGGCTGGGGCGTTTCGTGAATACAAGAACGTTAGATGAAATACCCGAAGGACCATTAAATTATATAAAGGACATTGAAATATGAACAATATAGAAAATCAAATTCAGTTATTAAGGGCTGAAGAGCAGGATAAACCAGTGATTAGAAATTTAATGCAATATTATCAATATGATGCTACCGAATATAATAATGATGACCCAAGTTCGTTTGGTTTGTTTGATTATAAGTATCTTGATCATTACTGGACTGATTATGGGAAAGAAATTGAAGGTCGAGTTGCTTATATTATCAAGATAAGTGACAGCTTAGCTGGATTTGCATTGGTTAATAATTATAGTGTTTTTAATAAAGATTCTAACACAAAGACCATAGCTGAGTTTTTTATTATGCGGAAGTGGAGGAAGAAAGGAATAGGTAAGGATATAGCGTTTAGAATACTTGATACTCATGAGGGATTATGGGAAGTAAAGCAGGAGAAGGAAAATATTATTGCTCAGAAATTTTGGGAGTCTGTAGTAAATCAATATACCGATGGGAGATATAGAAAGCATGAATCTCATCAACCTGAATGGGACGGACCAATAATATATTTTAACAAACAGATAGGAGGACATTCTTAAGTTAATCGGAGAAGCAGGGTACATCACCTAACATAGTATTCACGCGGCGGGGCTTACGCCCCTTGGTTGCCAGATGTATAATCATGAAGAAGCTCAGACAACACACGACCCAGCCTAAGATAGGAGCCATCAAAGCTGGGTCGCGTCGTGAATACAAGAACGTTAGGCGAAACCAGTGCGAGAAGGGAACTACAGAATGCTTACACTAAGACTTACTAAAGATTTATTGAAAGACATGAAAACAACTCCAGTTGAAGACATTAATGCAGCTCCGTTTTTAAGCTGGCATGTAAATATTTATAACTTGAACAAAAGAAAACACATTGTCTTTGTAAATGATTTAACTAGATTAGCTATTATCATTGATGGAATAAGAACAGGGCAAATAGAGCGGATGAAAGACAAATTTTTGTTAACTCTTCGGGAATACTTACTCCGAGAGGGAGTTGATGAAAGTTTGATCAATAGGTATTTAGCGAATGGGGCAGAAGTAGTTGTTTCGAAGACAAACAACAGAAGTGTCTTAGGAACAATGAAAGAAGTTACGTGGTTTATTGAAGATGATTTTAACGATAATATTGAACGCTTGAAGTGGCTTAATAGAATGATTCATAAACCAATAGATTACATGGAACCGATCAGTTACTTTAAAGAATCACTATGGGATCATAAGAACTACAACACAGTTTGAAAGATATTTCAGGGTGGAACTAGCATCGCCTAACACATATTCACGCATCGGGCATTCGCCCTAGGTCCGGCAGGAGTTAGGAGTAATTCAATGAGGCAGTTTCAGTAGCTGGGAAGCAGATACAGCCGGACACATCCGCACCGACTAAGCGCATCGCGCCCGCGGGGCTTAAGTCGGTGGGACGTCGTGAATACAAGAACGTTAGGCGAAACCGCTAGAAGTTCATATCTCTAGAAGGAGAATTAAAATGGAGCAGTATGATGTTATTCGTATCAGTGAAACTTTTCCTACAGAAGACATTATTGCACGTTGGATAATTGGATTAGCAATTATACATAATGATTTTATCTATCTCAAGAAAAAGTTCTTTATGCAGTCAGACGATATATCAGTGTTAGTGACCGAAGCGCCATCAAATTTTAAATATCTGGCAGCTTCTTTACGAGAAGCTATTTTCTATATAGAAGAATCGGAGAGAACTCCTGATATTAAGAACTATATAGAATCATTACCATCCCATATTACTGAATTATATAGCAAACTCACTCCATTATTTAGGACAGGAATTAAAGCTGACTTATTGCAAAGGTTAACAAACATAAGAAATGTAACATTTCATTTTTCTAAACCACATAGAAGTGAAATAATTGAGGCATTAAAGGGTATACAAGATCAAGTAATGTTCTTTGAAGATTCAAACGAAAGGTTTTTATATGCTGAACATATTAGAAATTCGATAATGCTACATTCACTGTTTGAATTGGATGAAATTAATTCAGGAGAGTACCAATTTTTAATTTCGGAATT
Above is a window of Paenibacillus sp. FSL K6-1330 DNA encoding:
- a CDS encoding restriction endonuclease translates to MIQSKQMYNTTNTLTGYIFEYELANMMKQHQDFSYVIMESQGHGDSGIDIIADYRGETILIQCKVSPIFSMNRLEQVIKQLSVYKSSKDKVVLAFPGELSSKQKSDLRKHDWLTIWDIDKLSKIFYSQIRRSQSDELKRLFEKNELFSTTEEDELLTQLNKCSKGTRHWMAYQKICANILEHLFCPNLGKPIIELSDHVRANRRDIIMANYCDEGYWKYLRGRYRADYIIVDSKNYSTKVDKSCVLQMANYLKDYGPGMFGIIALRTEPKESAIHTQREIWMAHNKLIIFVNDTDFEQMLMLKKNGNCPEEVIKQKIEDFRLGL
- a CDS encoding DUF6809 family protein, producing the protein MVNTLESLAEPLIRIRLELLYTELSEYHTEYNHLSSEIDQYFKTLREALPDQLQHTVFLYEDAQISVQSILERSIYIQGFKDALQLFCELQNSGI
- a CDS encoding helix-turn-helix transcriptional regulator, whose translation is MTIIKCNIRKLMAEHRIDDITELMAKSGLSRNSINKLYRETNIETTKLETLFKLCDTFNCKLSDLIEYVPGEDE
- a CDS encoding GNAT family N-acetyltransferase, producing the protein MNNIENQIQLLRAEEQDKPVIRNLMQYYQYDATEYNNDDPSSFGLFDYKYLDHYWTDYGKEIEGRVAYIIKISDSLAGFALVNNYSVFNKDSNTKTIAEFFIMRKWRKKGIGKDIAFRILDTHEGLWEVKQEKENIIAQKFWESVVNQYTDGRYRKHESHQPEWDGPIIYFNKQIGGHS